A genomic window from Periophthalmus magnuspinnatus isolate fPerMag1 chromosome 16, fPerMag1.2.pri, whole genome shotgun sequence includes:
- the LOC117383351 gene encoding protein MTSS 1-like isoform X1 has translation MEVVIEKECSALGGLFQTLIADMKSSCPIWEDFITKAGKLQSQLRATVVAVAAFLDAFQKVADLATNSRGGTRDIGSALTRMCMRHRSIEAKLKHFSMVFMEGLVGPLQEQMEEWKRGVNSLDKDHAKEYKKARQEIKKKSSDTLKLQKKAKKGRGDFQPQLDSAMQDVSDKYILLEETEKQALRRALIEERQRFCFFVALLQPVVDEEISMLGEVMHLQAISDDLKALTSDPHKLPAASEQVILDLKGSDFNWSYQTPPSSPSSTVSRKSSMCSSLNSVNSSDSRGSTGSHSHSPSSSSSSSSSHHLFHLHHPRIRYRSSTLPQPTPARLSSISSHDSGFISSSHDQYTSSKSSSPMPAETKPVPSSSSSEVSETGPLHSDFPSALSSATDTEHTGQLSNGYDHCSPASSPYLHSNGSGTAFPFYPPSSPTSTSSPSRSWSRPASTMLPEYPHYCTLGSPMLPSSRVPSWKDWAKPGPYDQPMVNTLRRKKDKEAPFIADSNGTQSVNHSDNNSTPTLMSAPPSAPVVQQPPEETIRTLPSQLKSGDFLPHEELAMALSRGLELDTQRSSRDSIQCSSGYSTQTNTPCCSEDTIPSQVSDYDYFSMAGDQEAEQADYDKSSTIPRNSDIGQSYRRMFQTKRPASTAGLPSTQAPYPAQGSYPPTPMHSGHYQSNGTYPSTPTASSNQGYYSGSSTLNGTYSSGHGPVIVTPGVATIRRTPSSKPSARRSASVAGTGPIPIRTPVVPVKIPTVPDMTATVNGNRGAADMDRGQGDESPDYPMYAGEEVNPLQMVSWSGQASTNPPTTALANHHHMQNHPGPEEGAGELMGESGENEGNMLVAIRKGVKLKRTLTNDRSAPRIA, from the exons gtGGAACTAGAGACATCGGGTCTGCCCTCACCAGAATGTGTATGAGACATCGCAGCATAGAGGCCAAACTCAAGCATTTCTCCAT GGTGTTTATGGAGGGTCTGGTTGGTCCTTTGCAAGAACAGATGGAGGAGTGGAAAAGAGGAGTCAATTCTTTGGACAAGGACCAtgctaaag AGTATAAGAAAGCCCGCcaggaaataaagaagaagtCTTCAGACACACTTAAACTTCAGAAGAAAGCAAAGAAAG GTCGTGGAGATTTTCAGCCTCAGTTGGACAGTGCGATGCAGGATGTCAGTGATAAATACATTCTGCTCGAGGAGACGGAGAAGCAGGCTCTCAGAAGGGCTTTGAttgaagagagacagaggttcTGTTTTTTTGTAGCCCTGCTCCAGCCTGTAGTG GACGAGGAAATTTCGATGTTGGGGGAGGTCATGCACCTTCAGGCCATTTCTGATGACCTCAAAgccttgacctctgacccacaCAAACTCCCAGCCGCTAGCGAGCAg GTGATTCTCGATTTGAAGGGCTCAGACTTTAATTGGTCCTATCAGACTCCGCCTTCTTCTCCAAGTTCCACCGTGTCGCGAAAGTCCAGCATGTGCAG TAGTCTGAACAGCGTTAACAGTAGTGACTCCAGGGGCTCTACTGGGtcccactctcactctccttcctcctcttcttcctcctcttcctcacaccACCTTTTCCACCTCCATCACCCGCGCATCCGGTACCGCAGCTCCACGCTCCCCCAGCCGACCCCAGCGCGCCTCTCCAGTATCTCCTCCCACGACTCAggcttcatctcctcctcacaTGACCAGTACACATCCTCCAAGTCTTCATCGCCCATGCCAGCTGAAACAAAG CCCGTTCCAagctccagctcctctgagGTGTCAGAGACTGGACCCCTTCACAGTGACTTCCCCTCCGCTCTGAGCTCTGCTACTGACACTGAGCACACTGGCCAG CTGTCCAATGGGTATGACCACTGCAGCCCTGCAAGCTCCCCATACTTGCACAGTAACGGATCAGGCACTGCCTTTCCGTTTTACCCTCCGTCCTCCCCCACCTctacctcctccccctctcgctCATGGTCCCGTCCCGCCTCCACCATGCTGCCAGAATACCCTCACTATTGTACTCTGGGCTCCCCCATGCTGCCATCGTCCCGCGTGCCCAGCTGGAAG gACTGGGCAAAACCAGGGCCCTATGATCAGCCAATGGTCAATACTCTGAGAaggaagaaagacaaagaggcTCCATTTATAGCAGACTCTAATGGAACCCAGAGTGTGAACCACAGTGACAACAACTCTACACCCACCCTCATGTCAGCACCTCCTTCTGCTCCAGTGGTGCAACAACCTCCAGAAGAGACCATCAGGACACTGCCTTCACAACTCAAG TCTGGAGATTTCCTGCCACATGAGGAACTTGCGATGGCCTTATCACGAGGTCTAGAGCTGGACACCCAGAGGTCCAGTCGAGACTCCATCCAGTGCTCCAGTGGGTACAGCACCCAGACCAACACGCCCTGCTGCTCTGAGGATACAATACCTTCACAAG TTTCAGATTATGACTATTTCTCAATGGCTGGGGACCAAGAAGCTGAGCAGGCTGACTATGACAAATCTTCTACTATCCCGAGGAACAGTGACATTGGCCAGTCTTACAGGCGCATGTTCCAGACGAAGCGTCCCGCTTCTACAGCTGGTCTGCCCAGCACACAGGCTCCTTACCCAGCCCAAGGAAGCTATCCTCCTACACCCATGCACTCAGGCCATTATCAATCCAATGGGACCTATCCATCAACACCCACAG cttCTTCAAATCAGGGCTATTACTCTGGCTCTAGTACCCTTAATGGCACATACTCTTCTGGCCACGGTCCTGTTATCGTCACCCCGGGGGTTGCCACAATCCGCCGAACTCCGTCTTCAAAACCCTCGGCTCGGCGCTCTGCTTCTGTAGCCGGCACTGGCCCTATTCCCATCCGCACGCCGGTTGTCCCAGTGAAAATCCCCACAGTACCGGACATGACAGCCACTGTCAATGGCAACAGAGGCGCTGCGGACATGGACAGAGGGCAAGGAGATGAGAGCCCTGATTATCCGATGTATGCTGGAGAGGAGGTGAACCCTCTTCAGATGGTATCTTGGAGCGGCCAGGCATCCACCAATCCCCCTACCACAGCTTTGGCCAACCATCATCACATGCAGAACCACCCAGGAccagaggagggagcaggagagcTGATGGGAGAGTCAGGAGAAAATGAGGGCAACATGCTTGTTGCTATTCGTaaaggtgtcaaactcaagcgAACTCTGACAAATGACCGCTCAGCGCCTCGCATTGCCTAA
- the LOC117383351 gene encoding protein MTSS 1-like isoform X3: MEVVIEKECSALGGLFQTLIADMKSSCPIWEDFITKAGKLQSQLRATVVAVAAFLDAFQKVADLATNSRGGTRDIGSALTRMCMRHRSIEAKLKHFSMVFMEGLVGPLQEQMEEWKRGVNSLDKDHAKEYKKARQEIKKKSSDTLKLQKKAKKGRGDFQPQLDSAMQDVSDKYILLEETEKQALRRALIEERQRFCFFVALLQPVVDEEISMLGEVMHLQAISDDLKALTSDPHKLPAASEQVILDLKGSDFNWSYQTPPSSPSSTVSRKSSMCSSTLPQPTPARLSSISSHDSGFISSSHDQYTSSKSSSPMPAETKPVPSSSSSEVSETGPLHSDFPSALSSATDTEHTGQLSNGYDHCSPASSPYLHSNGSGTAFPFYPPSSPTSTSSPSRSWSRPASTMLPEYPHYCTLGSPMLPSSRVPSWKDWAKPGPYDQPMVNTLRRKKDKEAPFIADSNGTQSVNHSDNNSTPTLMSAPPSAPVVQQPPEETIRTLPSQLKSGDFLPHEELAMALSRGLELDTQRSSRDSIQCSSGYSTQTNTPCCSEDTIPSQVSDYDYFSMAGDQEAEQADYDKSSTIPRNSDIGQSYRRMFQTKRPASTAGLPSTQAPYPAQGSYPPTPMHSGHYQSNGTYPSTPTASSNQGYYSGSSTLNGTYSSGHGPVIVTPGVATIRRTPSSKPSARRSASVAGTGPIPIRTPVVPVKIPTVPDMTATVNGNRGAADMDRGQGDESPDYPMYAGEEVNPLQMVSWSGQASTNPPTTALANHHHMQNHPGPEEGAGELMGESGENEGNMLVAIRKGVKLKRTLTNDRSAPRIA; this comes from the exons gtGGAACTAGAGACATCGGGTCTGCCCTCACCAGAATGTGTATGAGACATCGCAGCATAGAGGCCAAACTCAAGCATTTCTCCAT GGTGTTTATGGAGGGTCTGGTTGGTCCTTTGCAAGAACAGATGGAGGAGTGGAAAAGAGGAGTCAATTCTTTGGACAAGGACCAtgctaaag AGTATAAGAAAGCCCGCcaggaaataaagaagaagtCTTCAGACACACTTAAACTTCAGAAGAAAGCAAAGAAAG GTCGTGGAGATTTTCAGCCTCAGTTGGACAGTGCGATGCAGGATGTCAGTGATAAATACATTCTGCTCGAGGAGACGGAGAAGCAGGCTCTCAGAAGGGCTTTGAttgaagagagacagaggttcTGTTTTTTTGTAGCCCTGCTCCAGCCTGTAGTG GACGAGGAAATTTCGATGTTGGGGGAGGTCATGCACCTTCAGGCCATTTCTGATGACCTCAAAgccttgacctctgacccacaCAAACTCCCAGCCGCTAGCGAGCAg GTGATTCTCGATTTGAAGGGCTCAGACTTTAATTGGTCCTATCAGACTCCGCCTTCTTCTCCAAGTTCCACCGTGTCGCGAAAGTCCAGCATGTGCAG CTCCACGCTCCCCCAGCCGACCCCAGCGCGCCTCTCCAGTATCTCCTCCCACGACTCAggcttcatctcctcctcacaTGACCAGTACACATCCTCCAAGTCTTCATCGCCCATGCCAGCTGAAACAAAG CCCGTTCCAagctccagctcctctgagGTGTCAGAGACTGGACCCCTTCACAGTGACTTCCCCTCCGCTCTGAGCTCTGCTACTGACACTGAGCACACTGGCCAG CTGTCCAATGGGTATGACCACTGCAGCCCTGCAAGCTCCCCATACTTGCACAGTAACGGATCAGGCACTGCCTTTCCGTTTTACCCTCCGTCCTCCCCCACCTctacctcctccccctctcgctCATGGTCCCGTCCCGCCTCCACCATGCTGCCAGAATACCCTCACTATTGTACTCTGGGCTCCCCCATGCTGCCATCGTCCCGCGTGCCCAGCTGGAAG gACTGGGCAAAACCAGGGCCCTATGATCAGCCAATGGTCAATACTCTGAGAaggaagaaagacaaagaggcTCCATTTATAGCAGACTCTAATGGAACCCAGAGTGTGAACCACAGTGACAACAACTCTACACCCACCCTCATGTCAGCACCTCCTTCTGCTCCAGTGGTGCAACAACCTCCAGAAGAGACCATCAGGACACTGCCTTCACAACTCAAG TCTGGAGATTTCCTGCCACATGAGGAACTTGCGATGGCCTTATCACGAGGTCTAGAGCTGGACACCCAGAGGTCCAGTCGAGACTCCATCCAGTGCTCCAGTGGGTACAGCACCCAGACCAACACGCCCTGCTGCTCTGAGGATACAATACCTTCACAAG TTTCAGATTATGACTATTTCTCAATGGCTGGGGACCAAGAAGCTGAGCAGGCTGACTATGACAAATCTTCTACTATCCCGAGGAACAGTGACATTGGCCAGTCTTACAGGCGCATGTTCCAGACGAAGCGTCCCGCTTCTACAGCTGGTCTGCCCAGCACACAGGCTCCTTACCCAGCCCAAGGAAGCTATCCTCCTACACCCATGCACTCAGGCCATTATCAATCCAATGGGACCTATCCATCAACACCCACAG cttCTTCAAATCAGGGCTATTACTCTGGCTCTAGTACCCTTAATGGCACATACTCTTCTGGCCACGGTCCTGTTATCGTCACCCCGGGGGTTGCCACAATCCGCCGAACTCCGTCTTCAAAACCCTCGGCTCGGCGCTCTGCTTCTGTAGCCGGCACTGGCCCTATTCCCATCCGCACGCCGGTTGTCCCAGTGAAAATCCCCACAGTACCGGACATGACAGCCACTGTCAATGGCAACAGAGGCGCTGCGGACATGGACAGAGGGCAAGGAGATGAGAGCCCTGATTATCCGATGTATGCTGGAGAGGAGGTGAACCCTCTTCAGATGGTATCTTGGAGCGGCCAGGCATCCACCAATCCCCCTACCACAGCTTTGGCCAACCATCATCACATGCAGAACCACCCAGGAccagaggagggagcaggagagcTGATGGGAGAGTCAGGAGAAAATGAGGGCAACATGCTTGTTGCTATTCGTaaaggtgtcaaactcaagcgAACTCTGACAAATGACCGCTCAGCGCCTCGCATTGCCTAA
- the LOC117383351 gene encoding protein MTSS 1-like isoform X5, with product MWFPSSADTWGRGDFQPQLDSAMQDVSDKYILLEETEKQALRRALIEERQRFCFFVALLQPVVDEEISMLGEVMHLQAISDDLKALTSDPHKLPAASEQVILDLKGSDFNWSYQTPPSSPSSTVSRKSSMCSSLNSVNSSDSRGSTGSHSHSPSSSSSSSSSHHLFHLHHPRIRYRSSTLPQPTPARLSSISSHDSGFISSSHDQYTSSKSSSPMPAETKPVPSSSSSEVSETGPLHSDFPSALSSATDTEHTGQLSNGYDHCSPASSPYLHSNGSGTAFPFYPPSSPTSTSSPSRSWSRPASTMLPEYPHYCTLGSPMLPSSRVPSWKDWAKPGPYDQPMVNTLRRKKDKEAPFIADSNGTQSVNHSDNNSTPTLMSAPPSAPVVQQPPEETIRTLPSQLKSGDFLPHEELAMALSRGLELDTQRSSRDSIQCSSGYSTQTNTPCCSEDTIPSQVSDYDYFSMAGDQEAEQADYDKSSTIPRNSDIGQSYRRMFQTKRPASTAGLPSTQAPYPAQGSYPPTPMHSGHYQSNGTYPSTPTASSNQGYYSGSSTLNGTYSSGHGPVIVTPGVATIRRTPSSKPSARRSASVAGTGPIPIRTPVVPVKIPTVPDMTATVNGNRGAADMDRGQGDESPDYPMYAGEEVNPLQMVSWSGQASTNPPTTALANHHHMQNHPGPEEGAGELMGESGENEGNMLVAIRKGVKLKRTLTNDRSAPRIA from the exons ATGTGGTTCCCATCTTCAGCTGACACTTGGG GTCGTGGAGATTTTCAGCCTCAGTTGGACAGTGCGATGCAGGATGTCAGTGATAAATACATTCTGCTCGAGGAGACGGAGAAGCAGGCTCTCAGAAGGGCTTTGAttgaagagagacagaggttcTGTTTTTTTGTAGCCCTGCTCCAGCCTGTAGTG GACGAGGAAATTTCGATGTTGGGGGAGGTCATGCACCTTCAGGCCATTTCTGATGACCTCAAAgccttgacctctgacccacaCAAACTCCCAGCCGCTAGCGAGCAg GTGATTCTCGATTTGAAGGGCTCAGACTTTAATTGGTCCTATCAGACTCCGCCTTCTTCTCCAAGTTCCACCGTGTCGCGAAAGTCCAGCATGTGCAG TAGTCTGAACAGCGTTAACAGTAGTGACTCCAGGGGCTCTACTGGGtcccactctcactctccttcctcctcttcttcctcctcttcctcacaccACCTTTTCCACCTCCATCACCCGCGCATCCGGTACCGCAGCTCCACGCTCCCCCAGCCGACCCCAGCGCGCCTCTCCAGTATCTCCTCCCACGACTCAggcttcatctcctcctcacaTGACCAGTACACATCCTCCAAGTCTTCATCGCCCATGCCAGCTGAAACAAAG CCCGTTCCAagctccagctcctctgagGTGTCAGAGACTGGACCCCTTCACAGTGACTTCCCCTCCGCTCTGAGCTCTGCTACTGACACTGAGCACACTGGCCAG CTGTCCAATGGGTATGACCACTGCAGCCCTGCAAGCTCCCCATACTTGCACAGTAACGGATCAGGCACTGCCTTTCCGTTTTACCCTCCGTCCTCCCCCACCTctacctcctccccctctcgctCATGGTCCCGTCCCGCCTCCACCATGCTGCCAGAATACCCTCACTATTGTACTCTGGGCTCCCCCATGCTGCCATCGTCCCGCGTGCCCAGCTGGAAG gACTGGGCAAAACCAGGGCCCTATGATCAGCCAATGGTCAATACTCTGAGAaggaagaaagacaaagaggcTCCATTTATAGCAGACTCTAATGGAACCCAGAGTGTGAACCACAGTGACAACAACTCTACACCCACCCTCATGTCAGCACCTCCTTCTGCTCCAGTGGTGCAACAACCTCCAGAAGAGACCATCAGGACACTGCCTTCACAACTCAAG TCTGGAGATTTCCTGCCACATGAGGAACTTGCGATGGCCTTATCACGAGGTCTAGAGCTGGACACCCAGAGGTCCAGTCGAGACTCCATCCAGTGCTCCAGTGGGTACAGCACCCAGACCAACACGCCCTGCTGCTCTGAGGATACAATACCTTCACAAG TTTCAGATTATGACTATTTCTCAATGGCTGGGGACCAAGAAGCTGAGCAGGCTGACTATGACAAATCTTCTACTATCCCGAGGAACAGTGACATTGGCCAGTCTTACAGGCGCATGTTCCAGACGAAGCGTCCCGCTTCTACAGCTGGTCTGCCCAGCACACAGGCTCCTTACCCAGCCCAAGGAAGCTATCCTCCTACACCCATGCACTCAGGCCATTATCAATCCAATGGGACCTATCCATCAACACCCACAG cttCTTCAAATCAGGGCTATTACTCTGGCTCTAGTACCCTTAATGGCACATACTCTTCTGGCCACGGTCCTGTTATCGTCACCCCGGGGGTTGCCACAATCCGCCGAACTCCGTCTTCAAAACCCTCGGCTCGGCGCTCTGCTTCTGTAGCCGGCACTGGCCCTATTCCCATCCGCACGCCGGTTGTCCCAGTGAAAATCCCCACAGTACCGGACATGACAGCCACTGTCAATGGCAACAGAGGCGCTGCGGACATGGACAGAGGGCAAGGAGATGAGAGCCCTGATTATCCGATGTATGCTGGAGAGGAGGTGAACCCTCTTCAGATGGTATCTTGGAGCGGCCAGGCATCCACCAATCCCCCTACCACAGCTTTGGCCAACCATCATCACATGCAGAACCACCCAGGAccagaggagggagcaggagagcTGATGGGAGAGTCAGGAGAAAATGAGGGCAACATGCTTGTTGCTATTCGTaaaggtgtcaaactcaagcgAACTCTGACAAATGACCGCTCAGCGCCTCGCATTGCCTAA
- the LOC117383351 gene encoding protein MTSS 1-like isoform X4, whose protein sequence is MEVVIEKECSALGGLFQTLIADMKSSCPIWEDFITKAGKLQSQLRATVVAVAAFLDAFQKVADLATNSRGGTRDIGSALTRMCMRHRSIEAKLKHFSMVFMEGLVGPLQEQMEEWKRGVNSLDKDHAKEYKKARQEIKKKSSDTLKLQKKAKKGRGDFQPQLDSAMQDVSDKYILLEETEKQALRRALIEERQRFCFFVALLQPVVDEEISMLGEVMHLQAISDDLKALTSDPHKLPAASEQVILDLKGSDFNWSYQTPPSSPSSTVSRKSSMCSSTLPQPTPARLSSISSHDSGFISSSHDQYTSSKSSSPMPAETKLSNGYDHCSPASSPYLHSNGSGTAFPFYPPSSPTSTSSPSRSWSRPASTMLPEYPHYCTLGSPMLPSSRVPSWKDWAKPGPYDQPMVNTLRRKKDKEAPFIADSNGTQSVNHSDNNSTPTLMSAPPSAPVVQQPPEETIRTLPSQLKSGDFLPHEELAMALSRGLELDTQRSSRDSIQCSSGYSTQTNTPCCSEDTIPSQVSDYDYFSMAGDQEAEQADYDKSSTIPRNSDIGQSYRRMFQTKRPASTAGLPSTQAPYPAQGSYPPTPMHSGHYQSNGTYPSTPTASSNQGYYSGSSTLNGTYSSGHGPVIVTPGVATIRRTPSSKPSARRSASVAGTGPIPIRTPVVPVKIPTVPDMTATVNGNRGAADMDRGQGDESPDYPMYAGEEVNPLQMVSWSGQASTNPPTTALANHHHMQNHPGPEEGAGELMGESGENEGNMLVAIRKGVKLKRTLTNDRSAPRIA, encoded by the exons gtGGAACTAGAGACATCGGGTCTGCCCTCACCAGAATGTGTATGAGACATCGCAGCATAGAGGCCAAACTCAAGCATTTCTCCAT GGTGTTTATGGAGGGTCTGGTTGGTCCTTTGCAAGAACAGATGGAGGAGTGGAAAAGAGGAGTCAATTCTTTGGACAAGGACCAtgctaaag AGTATAAGAAAGCCCGCcaggaaataaagaagaagtCTTCAGACACACTTAAACTTCAGAAGAAAGCAAAGAAAG GTCGTGGAGATTTTCAGCCTCAGTTGGACAGTGCGATGCAGGATGTCAGTGATAAATACATTCTGCTCGAGGAGACGGAGAAGCAGGCTCTCAGAAGGGCTTTGAttgaagagagacagaggttcTGTTTTTTTGTAGCCCTGCTCCAGCCTGTAGTG GACGAGGAAATTTCGATGTTGGGGGAGGTCATGCACCTTCAGGCCATTTCTGATGACCTCAAAgccttgacctctgacccacaCAAACTCCCAGCCGCTAGCGAGCAg GTGATTCTCGATTTGAAGGGCTCAGACTTTAATTGGTCCTATCAGACTCCGCCTTCTTCTCCAAGTTCCACCGTGTCGCGAAAGTCCAGCATGTGCAG CTCCACGCTCCCCCAGCCGACCCCAGCGCGCCTCTCCAGTATCTCCTCCCACGACTCAggcttcatctcctcctcacaTGACCAGTACACATCCTCCAAGTCTTCATCGCCCATGCCAGCTGAAACAAAG CTGTCCAATGGGTATGACCACTGCAGCCCTGCAAGCTCCCCATACTTGCACAGTAACGGATCAGGCACTGCCTTTCCGTTTTACCCTCCGTCCTCCCCCACCTctacctcctccccctctcgctCATGGTCCCGTCCCGCCTCCACCATGCTGCCAGAATACCCTCACTATTGTACTCTGGGCTCCCCCATGCTGCCATCGTCCCGCGTGCCCAGCTGGAAG gACTGGGCAAAACCAGGGCCCTATGATCAGCCAATGGTCAATACTCTGAGAaggaagaaagacaaagaggcTCCATTTATAGCAGACTCTAATGGAACCCAGAGTGTGAACCACAGTGACAACAACTCTACACCCACCCTCATGTCAGCACCTCCTTCTGCTCCAGTGGTGCAACAACCTCCAGAAGAGACCATCAGGACACTGCCTTCACAACTCAAG TCTGGAGATTTCCTGCCACATGAGGAACTTGCGATGGCCTTATCACGAGGTCTAGAGCTGGACACCCAGAGGTCCAGTCGAGACTCCATCCAGTGCTCCAGTGGGTACAGCACCCAGACCAACACGCCCTGCTGCTCTGAGGATACAATACCTTCACAAG TTTCAGATTATGACTATTTCTCAATGGCTGGGGACCAAGAAGCTGAGCAGGCTGACTATGACAAATCTTCTACTATCCCGAGGAACAGTGACATTGGCCAGTCTTACAGGCGCATGTTCCAGACGAAGCGTCCCGCTTCTACAGCTGGTCTGCCCAGCACACAGGCTCCTTACCCAGCCCAAGGAAGCTATCCTCCTACACCCATGCACTCAGGCCATTATCAATCCAATGGGACCTATCCATCAACACCCACAG cttCTTCAAATCAGGGCTATTACTCTGGCTCTAGTACCCTTAATGGCACATACTCTTCTGGCCACGGTCCTGTTATCGTCACCCCGGGGGTTGCCACAATCCGCCGAACTCCGTCTTCAAAACCCTCGGCTCGGCGCTCTGCTTCTGTAGCCGGCACTGGCCCTATTCCCATCCGCACGCCGGTTGTCCCAGTGAAAATCCCCACAGTACCGGACATGACAGCCACTGTCAATGGCAACAGAGGCGCTGCGGACATGGACAGAGGGCAAGGAGATGAGAGCCCTGATTATCCGATGTATGCTGGAGAGGAGGTGAACCCTCTTCAGATGGTATCTTGGAGCGGCCAGGCATCCACCAATCCCCCTACCACAGCTTTGGCCAACCATCATCACATGCAGAACCACCCAGGAccagaggagggagcaggagagcTGATGGGAGAGTCAGGAGAAAATGAGGGCAACATGCTTGTTGCTATTCGTaaaggtgtcaaactcaagcgAACTCTGACAAATGACCGCTCAGCGCCTCGCATTGCCTAA